One window of the Archangium primigenium genome contains the following:
- a CDS encoding methyltransferase domain-containing protein has translation MGDTSNVVQDFHNLDGSATSSHAFRFLDTLNASQQVQQMQALAHRMLELKPGARVLDAGCGVGDVARELAALVGPTGHVTGVDLSEAMVHEAAHRTRGLGLPVDFQQGDVHALGLPTHGFDACRASRVFIYLEDPRQALSELLRLTRPGGPVVLFEPELDSWVLDGPDRGVVRALVHFWADQLRNPWIARQLPALFMSLGVKQVSAVPVVGTWVLGMLETFGFHAVLDKAIAQGVVSQAQADAWVRFLKDAQREGSFYGSMSGMVVRGIKPGP, from the coding sequence ATGGGAGACACGTCCAACGTCGTCCAAGACTTCCACAACCTCGATGGCTCCGCGACATCCTCCCATGCCTTCCGCTTCCTGGACACGTTGAACGCCAGCCAGCAGGTGCAGCAGATGCAGGCCCTGGCCCACCGCATGTTGGAGCTCAAGCCCGGGGCACGGGTGCTCGACGCGGGCTGTGGCGTGGGCGACGTGGCGCGCGAGCTCGCCGCGCTGGTGGGGCCCACCGGCCACGTGACGGGCGTGGACCTGAGCGAGGCCATGGTGCACGAGGCGGCCCACCGCACGCGCGGCCTCGGGCTGCCCGTGGACTTCCAGCAGGGAGACGTCCACGCCCTGGGCCTGCCCACCCACGGCTTCGATGCCTGCCGGGCCTCGCGCGTCTTCATCTACCTGGAGGATCCCCGCCAGGCGCTCTCGGAGCTCCTGCGGCTCACCCGCCCCGGCGGCCCCGTGGTCCTCTTCGAGCCCGAGCTGGACAGCTGGGTGCTGGATGGACCGGACCGGGGCGTGGTGCGCGCGCTCGTGCACTTCTGGGCGGACCAGCTGCGCAACCCGTGGATCGCCCGGCAGCTCCCCGCGCTCTTCATGTCCCTGGGCGTCAAACAGGTGTCGGCCGTGCCGGTGGTGGGCACCTGGGTGCTGGGCATGCTGGAGACGTTCGGCTTCCACGCCGTGCTGGACAAGGCCATCGCCCAAGGCGTGGTGAGCCAGGCCCAGGCGGACGCCTGGGTGCGCTTCCTCAAGGACGCCCAGCGCGAGGGCAGCTTCTATGGCTCGATGAGCGGCATGGTGGTGCGCGGCATCAAACCCGGACCCTGA
- a CDS encoding alpha-ketoglutarate-dependent dioxygenase AlkB has translation MAPPPRHGRSLALKARQRTPGHHYNASFLPTAERAAILAWLGTLHPLWEQRYSQHFPPPPGQSQRRLLRPVYWLGNWQFACLDYYRPPKGVKDRCVKAEPFPAVLQRQVDKVEALARRMFRGPDMPPGWHLNTCLVNFYGSRLEDDHWVDTARVGEHKDFEPGPVASLSLGERALLQFVTSSRPGERDEVVLEQWLDDGALQLFGGARWKEQTFHRVQRVDTRAGLLLPPEMPDFRTRRINLTFRYVPDAHVTPFAQLSLEAREDVRGYMETLAGHSAFFRAELARERRD, from the coding sequence ATGGCTCCTCCCCCTCGTCATGGCCGCTCGCTGGCGCTCAAGGCCCGCCAGCGCACGCCGGGCCATCACTACAACGCCAGCTTCCTGCCCACCGCGGAGCGCGCCGCCATCCTCGCGTGGCTGGGGACCCTCCATCCGCTCTGGGAACAACGGTATTCCCAGCATTTCCCTCCGCCCCCGGGCCAATCCCAGCGGCGTCTCCTGCGGCCCGTGTACTGGCTCGGAAACTGGCAATTCGCGTGTCTCGACTACTACCGGCCGCCCAAGGGGGTGAAGGACCGGTGTGTGAAGGCCGAGCCGTTTCCCGCGGTGCTCCAGCGGCAGGTGGACAAGGTGGAGGCGCTCGCGCGGCGCATGTTCCGGGGGCCGGACATGCCTCCGGGCTGGCACCTCAACACGTGCCTGGTGAACTTCTACGGGAGTCGACTGGAAGACGATCACTGGGTGGACACGGCGCGGGTGGGCGAGCACAAGGACTTCGAGCCGGGGCCGGTGGCCTCGCTGTCGCTCGGCGAGCGCGCGCTCCTGCAGTTCGTCACCTCCAGCCGGCCCGGGGAGCGGGACGAGGTGGTGCTCGAGCAGTGGCTGGACGACGGGGCGCTGCAGCTCTTTGGCGGCGCGCGCTGGAAGGAGCAGACGTTCCACCGGGTGCAGCGCGTGGACACGCGCGCGGGGCTGCTCCTGCCGCCGGAGATGCCGGACTTCAGGACCCGGCGCATCAACCTCACCTTCCGCTACGTGCCCGACGCGCACGTGACGCCCTTCGCGCAGCTGTCCCTCGAGGCCCGCGAGGACGTGCGCGGCTACATGGAGACGCTCGCGGGCCACAGCGCCTTCTTCCGCGCGGAGCTCGCGCGCGAGCGGCGCGACTGA
- a CDS encoding ATP-binding protein — protein sequence MKLTHLRIHRYRDVAPGSTLVFSPTLNLVLGENGTGRTTLLELLARVLASDFSGLIHEAFSLEYTLAFPGMDLHARVRNEPAPVAPAPSGAQALVRSAEPAPDVPLEPFMELTLQLHAPAARWVMRANTEGMRWELDGQPLAPQTMYWSLLDRTLWVVLFLASQRLAPEQKERLKALLRDTFLLAPARFDEALGCFERIGQTHYAMETRGGEVFPLGLMSLPTWLPGLLRERADQATTTGHIDVRHDEVDNGFLARFVALAGLAAGRFRVELLDRQRYEGGGRLEFGRFGFAFTRRDGSLLSGEHLGHGQKRLLSLLYYLDVNEDFVIADEFAHGLHPRWVEACMRELGGRQCFLTDQNPLLFDYVSFGAAEELHGALIHCGRVVHEGHERKAWSNPPTDVTARLFADYARGGTPLGTLLRMHGLW from the coding sequence ATGAAGCTCACGCACCTGCGCATCCACCGCTACCGCGACGTCGCGCCGGGCTCCACGCTCGTCTTCAGCCCCACGCTCAACCTGGTGCTCGGCGAGAACGGCACGGGCCGCACGACCCTGCTGGAGCTGCTGGCGCGCGTGCTCGCCTCGGACTTCTCCGGCCTCATCCACGAGGCGTTCTCCCTGGAGTACACCCTCGCCTTTCCGGGCATGGATCTGCACGCGCGCGTGCGCAACGAGCCCGCCCCGGTGGCGCCCGCCCCATCCGGAGCCCAGGCGCTCGTGCGCAGCGCCGAGCCCGCGCCCGACGTGCCGCTCGAGCCCTTCATGGAGCTCACCCTCCAGTTGCACGCGCCCGCCGCCCGGTGGGTGATGCGCGCCAACACCGAGGGCATGCGCTGGGAGCTGGACGGCCAGCCCCTGGCGCCCCAGACCATGTACTGGTCGCTCCTGGATCGCACGCTCTGGGTGGTGCTCTTCCTGGCGTCCCAGCGGCTCGCGCCCGAGCAGAAGGAGCGGCTCAAGGCGCTCCTGCGCGACACCTTCCTCCTGGCGCCCGCGCGCTTCGACGAGGCCCTGGGCTGCTTCGAGCGCATTGGCCAGACGCACTACGCCATGGAGACGCGGGGCGGGGAGGTGTTCCCCCTGGGCCTCATGTCCCTGCCCACGTGGCTGCCGGGCCTCTTGCGCGAGCGCGCGGACCAGGCCACCACCACGGGCCACATCGACGTGCGCCACGACGAGGTGGACAACGGCTTCCTCGCGCGCTTCGTGGCGCTGGCGGGCCTGGCGGCGGGCCGCTTCCGGGTGGAGCTGCTGGACCGGCAGCGCTACGAGGGCGGCGGTCGGCTGGAGTTCGGCCGGTTCGGCTTCGCGTTCACCCGGCGCGACGGCTCGCTGCTGTCGGGCGAGCACCTGGGCCACGGCCAGAAGCGGCTCCTGTCCCTGCTCTACTACCTGGACGTGAACGAGGACTTCGTCATCGCCGACGAGTTCGCCCACGGCCTGCACCCGCGCTGGGTGGAGGCCTGCATGCGCGAGCTGGGCGGGCGCCAGTGCTTCCTCACCGATCAGAACCCGCTGCTCTTCGACTACGTGTCCTTCGGCGCCGCCGAGGAGCTGCACGGGGCGCTCATCCACTGCGGCCGCGTGGTGCACGAGGGCCACGAGCGCAAGGCCTGGAGCAACCCCCCCACGGACGTGACCGCGCGGCTCTTCGCCGACTACGCGCGGGGCGGCACGCCCCTGGGCACGCTCTTGCGCATGCACGGCCTGTGGTGA
- a CDS encoding thioesterase II family protein, producing MSVPPVYRRWVTCPEPRPQARLRLFCFHFAGGDASIFRLWTTQLPPSIEVCPIELPGRATRRAEPALTHFPVLLDTLARRVQPFLTERPFAFFGHSFGGNLAFELTRWLRRERAPLPVRLFLSATPALQSRTQLHARINHLPDEPFLEQISTRFGIPLEVLAHGDLRDTVLPALRADVGVSESYQFVPEPPLPVPVSAFGGTEDPEVGPREVEVWRQQTTADFRARFLPGNHFFLSAQRARLHQAILEDLAGDLPQFP from the coding sequence ATGTCCGTGCCCCCCGTCTACCGCCGCTGGGTCACCTGCCCCGAGCCGCGACCCCAGGCGCGCCTGCGCCTGTTCTGCTTCCATTTCGCGGGAGGCGATGCGTCCATCTTCCGGCTGTGGACCACCCAACTGCCGCCCTCCATCGAGGTGTGCCCCATCGAGTTGCCGGGCCGCGCCACCCGCCGGGCCGAGCCGGCCCTCACGCACTTCCCCGTGCTGCTGGACACGCTGGCGCGCCGGGTCCAGCCCTTCCTCACCGAGCGGCCCTTCGCCTTCTTCGGCCACAGCTTCGGCGGCAACCTCGCCTTCGAGCTGACGCGCTGGCTGCGCCGCGAGCGCGCCCCCCTGCCCGTGCGCCTCTTCCTGTCGGCCACGCCGGCGCTCCAGTCCCGCACCCAGCTGCACGCGCGCATCAACCACCTGCCCGACGAGCCCTTCCTGGAGCAGATCTCCACCCGCTTCGGCATTCCCCTGGAGGTGCTGGCCCACGGGGACCTGCGGGACACGGTGCTGCCCGCGCTCCGGGCGGACGTGGGCGTGTCGGAGAGCTACCAGTTCGTGCCCGAGCCGCCCCTGCCCGTGCCCGTGTCGGCCTTCGGTGGGACGGAGGACCCCGAGGTCGGCCCGCGCGAGGTGGAGGTGTGGCGCCAGCAGACCACGGCGGACTTCCGCGCGCGCTTCCTGCCGGGCAACCACTTCTTCCTCTCGGCCCAACGCGCGCGCCTGCACCAGGCCATCCTGGAGGACCTGGCCGGGGACCTCCCGCAATTTCCGTGA
- a CDS encoding ATP-binding protein, with the protein MGLPVRGRTVYLGGKAFRPHARMMPPPPKRPGDAPPPPSSSQDEEPPPSPREWAALRQSHERLLALLGYSHPLLWSSAGRDPAWRHLSHWTDFTGQSPDDTLPQDWMDAVHPEDHAHLRRVLEKAHAERVPFECQYRLRREDGRYFWMLGRGVPLLDADGSIREWVASSTDIHAWRQAEERARFLMRAGEVLSSSLDYDVTLAALARLAVPMHGDWCIVDVLDAEGRFSRAQVVAEPSVPEALVAEVRALSPVPSPQPVYPPAVALVEGRASLVPVVSEAVMLQVASSPEHLSALRRVGIRSLITVPMITHGRILGALTFLVTRPGRGYDEEDLRFAQELASRAALSVENARLYREAQEAIRLRDEFLSIASHELRTPLTPLSLKLQALGRAAEAQPEAPLAAQVRSHVDVGLRQVRHLTELMRDLLDVSSIVGGTFHLRRERVDLVAVVREVAGRLGSEAVRTQTPLLIDAEGAAVGHWDRSRLEQVVTNLVDNALKYGAGAPVYVGLQVEAGLVRLTVRDQGIGIAPELLGRIFDRYVRAVSERHYGGLGLGLYITRTIVEAEGGWVRVDSTPGQGATFTVELPLP; encoded by the coding sequence ATGGGGCTGCCTGTTCGAGGGCGCACGGTGTACCTTGGAGGGAAGGCCTTCCGCCCCCACGCCCGCATGATGCCGCCCCCGCCCAAGCGCCCCGGTGACGCCCCGCCGCCGCCGTCCTCGTCCCAGGACGAGGAACCCCCTCCCTCGCCCCGGGAATGGGCCGCGCTGCGTCAGAGCCACGAGCGCCTGCTGGCGTTGTTGGGTTATTCCCACCCACTGCTCTGGTCGAGCGCGGGACGGGACCCGGCGTGGCGGCACCTGAGCCATTGGACGGACTTCACGGGCCAGTCGCCGGACGACACGTTGCCCCAGGACTGGATGGACGCCGTCCATCCCGAGGACCACGCCCACCTGCGGCGCGTGCTGGAGAAGGCCCACGCCGAGCGGGTGCCCTTCGAGTGCCAGTACCGCCTGCGCCGCGAGGACGGGCGCTACTTCTGGATGCTCGGCCGGGGGGTGCCCCTGCTCGACGCGGACGGCTCCATCCGGGAATGGGTGGCGTCCAGCACGGACATCCACGCCTGGCGCCAGGCCGAGGAGCGCGCGCGCTTCCTCATGCGCGCGGGCGAGGTGCTCTCCAGCAGCCTGGACTACGACGTCACGCTCGCCGCGCTCGCCCGGCTGGCGGTGCCCATGCACGGGGACTGGTGCATCGTGGACGTGCTGGACGCGGAGGGCCGCTTCTCGCGGGCCCAGGTGGTGGCCGAGCCGTCCGTGCCGGAGGCGCTCGTCGCCGAGGTGCGGGCCCTGTCGCCCGTGCCGAGCCCCCAGCCCGTCTACCCCCCCGCGGTGGCGCTCGTGGAGGGGCGCGCCTCGCTGGTGCCCGTCGTGTCCGAGGCGGTGATGCTGCAGGTGGCGAGCAGCCCCGAGCACCTCTCCGCCCTGCGCCGGGTGGGCATCCGCTCGCTCATCACCGTGCCCATGATCACCCATGGCCGCATCCTCGGCGCGCTCACCTTCCTGGTGACCCGGCCGGGGCGCGGCTATGACGAGGAGGACTTGCGCTTCGCCCAGGAGTTGGCCTCGCGCGCGGCGCTGTCGGTGGAGAACGCGCGGCTGTACCGCGAGGCCCAGGAGGCCATCCGCCTGCGCGACGAGTTCCTCTCCATCGCCAGCCACGAGTTGCGCACGCCCCTGACGCCCCTGAGCCTCAAGCTCCAGGCCCTGGGGCGCGCCGCGGAGGCCCAGCCGGAGGCGCCCCTGGCCGCGCAGGTGCGCTCCCACGTGGACGTGGGCCTGCGCCAGGTGCGCCACCTCACCGAGCTGATGCGCGACCTGCTGGACGTGTCGAGCATCGTCGGGGGCACCTTCCACCTGCGGCGCGAGCGCGTGGACCTGGTGGCGGTGGTGCGCGAGGTGGCCGGGCGGCTCGGGTCCGAGGCCGTGCGCACCCAGACCCCCCTGCTCATCGACGCCGAGGGGGCGGCGGTGGGCCATTGGGATCGCTCCCGGCTGGAGCAGGTGGTGACCAACCTGGTGGACAACGCCCTGAAGTACGGCGCGGGGGCGCCCGTGTACGTGGGCCTCCAGGTGGAAGCGGGCCTCGTGCGCCTCACCGTGCGGGACCAGGGCATCGGCATCGCGCCGGAGCTGCTGGGTCGCATCTTCGACCGCTACGTGCGCGCCGTCTCCGAGCGCCACTACGGCGGCCTGGGCCTGGGGCTGTACATCACCCGGACCATCGTGGAGGCGGAAGGGGGCTGGGTGCGCGTGGACAGCACGCCGGGCCAGGGGGCGACCTTCACGGTGGAGCTGCCGCTTCCCTGA
- a CDS encoding HAD family hydrolase, with the protein MPKAIVFEVNGTLVDTNVLRARAWQEALARHGFQVRLPRVMAHLARLGDGFLSALLSEDDFLRHADELTSFHRALFHEEYRARARPFLGVTELLQRLRDEGWRVALASTAEPDELEHYIDLLGVGDLIDARTTDADVDGARLNEEIPAEALRLLGLDGTDEALMIAALPYDLEGASRLGLRGMGLVCGGYSEEDLRGAGAIDVFGTPQDLLTRYAESPLASEP; encoded by the coding sequence GTGCCCAAGGCCATTGTCTTCGAGGTGAATGGAACGCTGGTGGACACCAACGTGCTGCGGGCGCGGGCCTGGCAGGAAGCGCTCGCGCGCCATGGCTTCCAGGTCCGCCTGCCGCGGGTGATGGCGCACCTGGCGCGGCTGGGGGACGGGTTCCTCTCGGCCCTGCTGTCCGAGGACGACTTCCTGCGCCACGCGGACGAGCTCACGAGCTTCCACCGGGCGCTCTTCCACGAGGAGTACCGCGCGCGCGCGCGGCCCTTCCTGGGCGTCACCGAGCTCTTGCAGCGGCTGCGCGACGAGGGGTGGCGCGTGGCGCTGGCCTCCACCGCGGAGCCCGACGAGCTGGAGCACTACATCGATCTGCTCGGGGTGGGTGATCTCATCGACGCGCGCACCACGGACGCGGACGTGGACGGGGCGCGGCTCAACGAGGAGATTCCCGCCGAGGCCCTGCGGCTGCTCGGGCTGGATGGCACCGACGAGGCGCTGATGATCGCCGCGCTGCCCTACGATCTGGAGGGCGCCTCGCGGCTGGGCCTGCGCGGCATGGGGCTGGTGTGCGGGGGCTACTCGGAGGAGGACCTGCGCGGCGCGGGGGCCATCGACGTCTTCGGCACGCCGCAGGATCTGCTCACCCGGTACGCGGAGTCGCCGCTCGCCTCGGAGCCCTGA
- a CDS encoding patatin-like phospholipase family protein yields MSPHLTLRAGPDALRLIRERGLRARDVDIVPGASGGPKWLVLAGLDRMLFGEFFQARDRPLHLIGSSIGSWRLACLALDAPVAAVDRFVEAYLAQRFPPKPSPALVSQSSQGILDALLGEDGEAQILGHPWARLHVMTNRCRGPTASEQRHVQTLGLALGALGNLVSRRTLGLHLERVIFHAAGDTSPFRGLVDLPSVHVPLTRTNLRPALLASGSIPLVLSGVRIPERAGMYRDGGLLDYHLDLDYGAGEGWVLYPHFYPHVVPGWFDKALRWRRAGPANFRRVLLVSPSAEFVARLPFGKIPDREDFVRLTDAERLRAWRQVVDESARLGDEFREGLATGRLVERIQPL; encoded by the coding sequence ATGAGCCCTCACCTCACGCTCCGGGCGGGCCCGGACGCACTGCGCCTCATCCGCGAGCGGGGCTTGCGCGCGCGGGATGTCGACATCGTTCCCGGGGCCTCTGGCGGCCCCAAGTGGCTGGTGCTGGCGGGCCTGGACCGGATGCTCTTCGGGGAGTTCTTCCAGGCACGTGACCGGCCCCTGCACCTCATCGGCTCGTCCATTGGCAGCTGGCGCCTGGCGTGCCTCGCCCTGGACGCGCCGGTCGCCGCCGTGGACCGCTTCGTCGAGGCCTACCTCGCGCAGCGCTTTCCGCCCAAGCCGTCCCCGGCGCTCGTGAGCCAGAGCAGCCAGGGCATCCTGGACGCCCTGCTCGGCGAGGACGGGGAGGCGCAGATCCTCGGCCACCCCTGGGCCCGGCTGCACGTGATGACCAACCGCTGCCGGGGCCCCACCGCCAGCGAGCAGCGCCACGTCCAGACGCTGGGGCTCGCCCTGGGCGCGCTGGGCAACCTCGTGAGCCGCCGCACCCTGGGGCTCCACCTGGAGCGGGTCATCTTCCACGCCGCCGGGGACACCAGCCCCTTCCGGGGGCTCGTGGATTTGCCCTCCGTCCACGTGCCGCTCACCCGGACGAACCTGCGCCCGGCGCTCCTGGCCTCGGGCTCCATCCCCCTGGTGCTCAGCGGGGTGCGCATCCCCGAGCGGGCCGGCATGTACCGGGATGGCGGCCTGCTCGACTACCACCTGGACCTCGATTACGGCGCGGGCGAGGGGTGGGTGCTCTACCCGCACTTCTATCCGCACGTGGTGCCGGGCTGGTTCGACAAGGCCCTGCGCTGGCGCCGGGCGGGGCCCGCCAACTTCCGGCGGGTGCTCCTGGTGTCCCCCTCCGCCGAGTTCGTGGCGCGGCTGCCCTTCGGGAAGATTCCGGACCGCGAGGACTTCGTGCGGTTGACGGACGCGGAGCGCCTGCGCGCCTGGCGCCAGGTGGTGGACGAGAGCGCGCGGCTGGGCGACGAGTTCCGCGAGGGGCTGGCCACGGGTCGGCTCGTGGAGCGCATCCAGCCACTCTGA
- a CDS encoding SPFH domain-containing protein encodes MADEKRSEQEQGRDDAGAPGRGAAARRVWGAMGSAARGVVSRVRWLVYAPRGRRLLAGGVVVGLMAGGVAARPFCAIEPGEVGVRVNRLTGSVSELPEGWSLLVPHVHRLSRYSLRDQTYRPERSTRATGPAPFQSMEGLSIGIEVNIRYVLDAGKIRALSARLPEDVGRDIVEPAIDGVLRRHFAQHSVREIFSTHRVQIQKDLAAELAPLLAEDGVRLRSVTLGNVDLPAQYRAGMESLLAEELNTERMRYTLELKDKQVKQSALEAQADKVRRETAAEAAGSEEIIAAKAKAEAMRHILPFKEKEIEQRRLEAEATKVSRLTLATADADAHRIQAAGEADARRKIAESEAYRLEVTGKASSEQLARDAALISRNPLLIQKTLADKLSDKIQVIIAPPQSGGFIAGNLLGPTPPPAPSSAPSSEEE; translated from the coding sequence ATGGCCGACGAGAAGCGAAGCGAGCAGGAGCAGGGACGCGACGACGCGGGGGCGCCGGGGCGCGGCGCGGCGGCGCGGCGGGTGTGGGGGGCGATGGGGAGCGCGGCGCGGGGGGTGGTGAGCCGGGTGCGCTGGCTCGTCTACGCGCCCCGGGGTCGGCGGTTGCTGGCGGGGGGGGTGGTGGTGGGCCTGATGGCCGGCGGGGTGGCGGCCCGTCCCTTCTGCGCCATCGAGCCGGGCGAGGTGGGCGTGCGGGTCAACCGGCTCACCGGCTCGGTCTCGGAGCTGCCCGAGGGCTGGTCGCTGCTGGTGCCCCACGTGCACCGGCTGAGCCGCTACAGCCTGCGGGATCAGACGTACCGGCCCGAGCGCAGCACCCGCGCCACCGGCCCCGCGCCCTTCCAGTCCATGGAGGGGCTGTCCATCGGCATCGAGGTCAACATCCGCTACGTGCTGGACGCCGGGAAGATCCGCGCCCTGTCCGCCCGGCTCCCCGAGGACGTGGGCCGCGACATCGTGGAGCCCGCCATCGACGGGGTGCTGCGCCGCCACTTCGCCCAGCACTCGGTGCGGGAGATCTTCTCCACCCACCGCGTGCAGATCCAGAAGGACCTGGCCGCGGAGCTCGCGCCCCTGCTCGCCGAGGACGGGGTGCGCCTGCGCTCGGTGACGCTCGGCAACGTGGACCTGCCGGCCCAGTACCGCGCGGGCATGGAGTCCTTGCTGGCCGAGGAGCTCAACACCGAGCGCATGCGCTACACGCTCGAGCTCAAGGACAAGCAGGTCAAGCAGAGCGCGCTGGAGGCCCAGGCGGACAAGGTCCGGCGCGAGACGGCCGCCGAGGCCGCCGGCAGCGAGGAGATCATCGCCGCCAAGGCCAAGGCCGAGGCCATGCGCCACATCCTGCCCTTCAAGGAGAAGGAGATCGAGCAGCGGCGGCTGGAGGCGGAGGCCACCAAGGTGTCGCGCCTGACGCTCGCCACCGCCGACGCCGACGCGCACCGCATCCAGGCCGCGGGCGAGGCCGATGCCCGGCGGAAGATCGCCGAGTCGGAAGCGTACCGGCTGGAGGTCACCGGCAAGGCGTCCTCCGAGCAGCTCGCCCGGGACGCGGCGCTCATCAGCCGCAACCCCCTGCTCATCCAGAAGACGCTCGCGGACAAGCTGTCGGACAAGATCCAGGTCATCATCGCGCCGCCCCAGTCTGGGGGCTTCATCGCGGGCAACCTCCTGGGCCCCACGCCGCCGCCCGCGCCGTCGTCCGCGCCGTCGTCCGAGGAGGAGTAG